A section of the Triticum dicoccoides isolate Atlit2015 ecotype Zavitan chromosome 7A, WEW_v2.0, whole genome shotgun sequence genome encodes:
- the LOC119328290 gene encoding uncharacterized protein LOC119328290 isoform X2, whose translation MTNNKNDDILGNFLTNKFLTDLFSLELSRKVMTIIEPPDQSGAGIASDILNNMQPKGDTIAPQDQIEQAQKKVQQALKKKRYIVLITGLGEAATWDNIEKAFPDGGNGRVIITTYRWDVALKCSSGQSDLIYRSGSWSCTKAPDVVVDDKAQMEIKYVEELRLSDDNQRACVFSLSTVQDANEFVFEKESMVRKWNAEGFTSADEDLFDKLVNKRWIIQQGSGPTYKLDTKFLSGLRKEQRTLMTGKSFELPPGWNSGSSSLSGIALVDILVCQLNDKDLDKLGQMKYLRNLVLEIAGIPTKVMVITKGSFPQLQVFELNCHVPWVTFEDGAMPELRCLRFKLYAGPKGKTPSGTNHLKKLDELSLNYGTAYNGSPCVLETTSTMEEEAEKRAKPTTLITNNTAKFPKLRVTNYDNMKELVLWARKITLFLFHCVLTPLFPLAHHFRGALAKMTTGKLLFVIPLLALICYHNIILLAWIAPWALMLASWLARRVLPILMLFAIKRKLAGDKSPWQKIIVPVLAYKMVGLVVAIYPSLSKAILVSYTTLVWSVCALLRILLLYILTPLWYTISTLLIYAIPVICALVLSIYLVCKTKKVPLGILPVLALPFYFFPSQSYSAVLWSSYGVTEWLIWGI comes from the exons ATGACGAACAACAAGAACGATGACATCCTCGGAAACTTCCTGACCAATAAGTTCTTGACTGACTTGTTCTCGCTGGAACTGTCGCGGAAGGTGATGACTATCATCGAACCTCCAGATCAGTCCGGAGCTGGGATCGCGTCAG ATATACTTAACAATATGCAGCCCAAGGGGGATACTATTGCACCACAGGATCAAATCGAGCAAGCCCAGAAAAAAGTTCAGCAAGCCCTAAAGAAAAAGAG GTACATTGTCCTAATCACAGGCTTAGGAGAGGCAGCCACATGGGATAATATTGAGAAGGCCTTCCCGGATGGAGGCAATGGCCGAGTGATTATTACCACTTATCGATGGGACGTGGCCCTAAAGTGCTCCTCTGGTCAATCTGACTTGATCTATAGGTCGGGGTCTTGGTCTTGTACCAAGGCACCAGATGTGGTGGTTGATGATAAGGCACAGATGGAAATTAAGTATGTGGAGGAGCTGAGGctctccgacgacaaccagagggcTTGTGTGTTTTCCCTCTCAACAGTACAAGATGCTAATGAGTTTGTGTTTGAGAAGGAGAGCATGGTTAGGAAATGGAATGCTGAAGGGTTTACCTCTGCGGATGAGGACTTGTTTGATAAGCTCGTTAACAAGCGCTGGATTATTCAGCAAGGAAGCGGGCCAACATACAAGCTGGACACTAAGTTCCTGTCCGGcctcaggaaggagcaaagaaCATTGATGACGGGAAAATCCTTTGAGCTTCCTCCTGGCTGGAACAGTGGCTCCAGCTCCCTCAGCGGAATTGCCCTCGTAGATATCTTGGTGTGCCAACTAAATGATAAGGATCTTGATAAGCTTGGCCAAATGAAGTACCTCCGGAACCTTGTGCTAGAGATTGCCGGCATCCCAACGAAAGTGATGGTCATCACCAAAGGTAGCTTCCCGCAGCTCCAGGTATTTGAGCTCAACTGCCATGTGCCGTGGGTCACCTTCGAAGATGGAGCTATGCCGGAGCTGAGGTGCCTCCGCTTCAAGCTATACGCCGGCCCAAAAGGTAAGACCCCTTCGGGGACCAATCACCTCAAGAAACTGGACGAGCTTAGCCTCAACTACGGCACAGCATACAATGGAAGCCCCTGCGTCTTGGAGACAACTAGCACCATGGAGGAAGAAGCTGAAAAGCGTGCCAAGCCGACGACCCTCATCACCAACAACACGGCAAAATTTCCAAAGCTCCGTGTGACGAATTATGACAACATGAAGGAACTGGTACTGTGGGCACGTAAAATCACGCTTTTTTTGTTCCACTGCGTCCTCACCCCGCTTTTCCCATTGGCCCACCACTTCCGGGGAGCGCTAGCAAAGATGACAACGGGGAAACTCCTTTTCGTGATCCCACTTCTTGCCCTCATATGTTACCATAACATCATTCTGCTGGCATGGATAGCTCCCTGGGCTCTCATGCTGGCTAGCTGGCTGGCCAGGAGGGTCTTGCCCATCCTTATGCTTTTTGCCATCAAACGTAAACTAGCGGGCGATAAATCACCATGGCAAAAAATCATCGTCCCAGTCCTCGCCTACAAAATGGTAGGCCTCGTCGTCGCCATTTACCCTTCCTTGTCCAAAGCAATCCTTGTATCCTACACCACACTGGTTTGGTCGGTGTGTGCACTCCTGCGCATTCTCTTGCTCTACATTCTGACCCCACTTTGGTACACAATCTCCACTCTTTTAATTTATGCTATCCCAGTTATCTGTGCTCTCGTCTTGTCCATTTATCTGGTTTGCAAGACCAAAAAGGTGCCCCTTGGCATCCTCCCCGTTCTTGCCCTCCCGTTTTACTTCTTCCCATCTCAATCTTACTCTGCCGTATTGTGGTCATCATATGGGGTCACTGAGTGGCTCATATGGGGTATATAG
- the LOC119328290 gene encoding uncharacterized protein LOC119328290 isoform X1 produces the protein MTNNKNDDILGNFLTNKFLTDLFSLELSRKVMTIIEPPDQSGAGIASGLYYSAKENFDSCSSVESPEGPDDILKILADILNNMQPKGDTIAPQDQIEQAQKKVQQALKKKRYIVLITGLGEAATWDNIEKAFPDGGNGRVIITTYRWDVALKCSSGQSDLIYRSGSWSCTKAPDVVVDDKAQMEIKYVEELRLSDDNQRACVFSLSTVQDANEFVFEKESMVRKWNAEGFTSADEDLFDKLVNKRWIIQQGSGPTYKLDTKFLSGLRKEQRTLMTGKSFELPPGWNSGSSSLSGIALVDILVCQLNDKDLDKLGQMKYLRNLVLEIAGIPTKVMVITKGSFPQLQVFELNCHVPWVTFEDGAMPELRCLRFKLYAGPKGKTPSGTNHLKKLDELSLNYGTAYNGSPCVLETTSTMEEEAEKRAKPTTLITNNTAKFPKLRVTNYDNMKELVLWARKITLFLFHCVLTPLFPLAHHFRGALAKMTTGKLLFVIPLLALICYHNIILLAWIAPWALMLASWLARRVLPILMLFAIKRKLAGDKSPWQKIIVPVLAYKMVGLVVAIYPSLSKAILVSYTTLVWSVCALLRILLLYILTPLWYTISTLLIYAIPVICALVLSIYLVCKTKKVPLGILPVLALPFYFFPSQSYSAVLWSSYGVTEWLIWGI, from the exons ATGACGAACAACAAGAACGATGACATCCTCGGAAACTTCCTGACCAATAAGTTCTTGACTGACTTGTTCTCGCTGGAACTGTCGCGGAAGGTGATGACTATCATCGAACCTCCAGATCAGTCCGGAGCTGGGATCGCGTCAGGTCTGTACTATAGTGCCAAGGAAAACTTCGATAGTTGTTCTTCCGTAGAATCACCTGAGGGCCCAGATGACATCTTGAAGATATTGGCAGATATACTTAACAATATGCAGCCCAAGGGGGATACTATTGCACCACAGGATCAAATCGAGCAAGCCCAGAAAAAAGTTCAGCAAGCCCTAAAGAAAAAGAG GTACATTGTCCTAATCACAGGCTTAGGAGAGGCAGCCACATGGGATAATATTGAGAAGGCCTTCCCGGATGGAGGCAATGGCCGAGTGATTATTACCACTTATCGATGGGACGTGGCCCTAAAGTGCTCCTCTGGTCAATCTGACTTGATCTATAGGTCGGGGTCTTGGTCTTGTACCAAGGCACCAGATGTGGTGGTTGATGATAAGGCACAGATGGAAATTAAGTATGTGGAGGAGCTGAGGctctccgacgacaaccagagggcTTGTGTGTTTTCCCTCTCAACAGTACAAGATGCTAATGAGTTTGTGTTTGAGAAGGAGAGCATGGTTAGGAAATGGAATGCTGAAGGGTTTACCTCTGCGGATGAGGACTTGTTTGATAAGCTCGTTAACAAGCGCTGGATTATTCAGCAAGGAAGCGGGCCAACATACAAGCTGGACACTAAGTTCCTGTCCGGcctcaggaaggagcaaagaaCATTGATGACGGGAAAATCCTTTGAGCTTCCTCCTGGCTGGAACAGTGGCTCCAGCTCCCTCAGCGGAATTGCCCTCGTAGATATCTTGGTGTGCCAACTAAATGATAAGGATCTTGATAAGCTTGGCCAAATGAAGTACCTCCGGAACCTTGTGCTAGAGATTGCCGGCATCCCAACGAAAGTGATGGTCATCACCAAAGGTAGCTTCCCGCAGCTCCAGGTATTTGAGCTCAACTGCCATGTGCCGTGGGTCACCTTCGAAGATGGAGCTATGCCGGAGCTGAGGTGCCTCCGCTTCAAGCTATACGCCGGCCCAAAAGGTAAGACCCCTTCGGGGACCAATCACCTCAAGAAACTGGACGAGCTTAGCCTCAACTACGGCACAGCATACAATGGAAGCCCCTGCGTCTTGGAGACAACTAGCACCATGGAGGAAGAAGCTGAAAAGCGTGCCAAGCCGACGACCCTCATCACCAACAACACGGCAAAATTTCCAAAGCTCCGTGTGACGAATTATGACAACATGAAGGAACTGGTACTGTGGGCACGTAAAATCACGCTTTTTTTGTTCCACTGCGTCCTCACCCCGCTTTTCCCATTGGCCCACCACTTCCGGGGAGCGCTAGCAAAGATGACAACGGGGAAACTCCTTTTCGTGATCCCACTTCTTGCCCTCATATGTTACCATAACATCATTCTGCTGGCATGGATAGCTCCCTGGGCTCTCATGCTGGCTAGCTGGCTGGCCAGGAGGGTCTTGCCCATCCTTATGCTTTTTGCCATCAAACGTAAACTAGCGGGCGATAAATCACCATGGCAAAAAATCATCGTCCCAGTCCTCGCCTACAAAATGGTAGGCCTCGTCGTCGCCATTTACCCTTCCTTGTCCAAAGCAATCCTTGTATCCTACACCACACTGGTTTGGTCGGTGTGTGCACTCCTGCGCATTCTCTTGCTCTACATTCTGACCCCACTTTGGTACACAATCTCCACTCTTTTAATTTATGCTATCCCAGTTATCTGTGCTCTCGTCTTGTCCATTTATCTGGTTTGCAAGACCAAAAAGGTGCCCCTTGGCATCCTCCCCGTTCTTGCCCTCCCGTTTTACTTCTTCCCATCTCAATCTTACTCTGCCGTATTGTGGTCATCATATGGGGTCACTGAGTGGCTCATATGGGGTATATAG